Proteins co-encoded in one Malus sylvestris chromosome 7, drMalSylv7.2, whole genome shotgun sequence genomic window:
- the LOC126628577 gene encoding very-long-chain aldehyde decarbonylase CER1-like produces the protein MATTPGILTDWPWTPLGSFKHVVVAPWIIHGAYSYFVNNEKDKDLSYFLIFPFMLWRFLHNQLWISLSRYRTAKGNGRIVDKGLEFEQVDRERNWDDQILFNAILFYLGRHLPGAVNLPFWRTDGIILTILLHAGPVEFLYYWLHRALHHHFLYSRYHSHHHSSIVTEPITSVIHPFAEHISYFTLFAIPLLTTILTGTSSIVSFAGYVTYIDFMNNVGHCNFELIPKWLFTIFPPLKYLLYTPSYHSLHHTQFRTNYCLFMPIYDYVYGTMDKSSDSLYETSLKREEESPDVLHLTHLTTPESIYHLPLGFAALASRPYTRTWYLWLMWPVTLWSMMITWIHGRTFVVDRHRFDKLRLQTWAIPKYNLQYFMQWQNEAINGLIEDAILEAEEKGVKVLSLGLFNQGEELNRYGGLYVQRHPHLNIKVVDGSSLAVAVILNSIPKGTTQVVLRGKLTKVAYAIAYALSQKGVQIATLYQTEYLKLTKSLDTESNLVVAKSYAQKIWLVGDGLTEKEQMSAPKGTLFVPFSQFPPKKLRKDCFYHYTPAMKTPPSLENVHACENWLPRRVMSAWRVAGIVHALEGWKEHDCGYTMSNIDKVWQASLVHGFQPLTINTIHTKNQ, from the exons atGGCTACTACTCCCGGAATTCTCACCGACTGGCCATGGACTCCTCTTGGAAGCTTTAAG CATGTGGTCGTGGCTCCTTGGATCATTCATGGTGCATACTCGTATTTCGTTAACAATGAGAAAGATAAAGATCTATCTTATTTCCTCATATTTCCATTTATGCTGTGGAGGTTTCTCCACAACCAGTTATGGATCTCTCTTTCTCGATATCGGACGGCCAAGGGCAATGGCCGGATTGTTGACAAGGGTCTTGAATTCGAGCAAGTCGACAGAGAAAGAAACTG GGATGATCAAATATTGTTCAATGCAATTCTATTCTATCTGGGGAGACATTTACCAGGGGCTGTAAACCTGCCATTTTGGAGGACAGATGGAATTATTCTAACGATTCTACTTCATGCCGGTCCAGTGGAGTTTCTCTACTACTGGCTCCACAGAGCACTTCACCACCATTTCCTATACTCTCGCTACCACTCACATCACCATTCCTCCATTGTCACTGAGCCAATCACTT CTGTGATTCACCCATTTGCGGAACACATCTCATATTTCACACTCTTTGCTATACCATTGTTGACAACGATACTCACCGGAACATCTTCTATCGTAAGCTTTGCTGGTTATGTAACTTATATCGACTTTATGAACAACGTGGGACATTGCAATTTTGAGCTCATTCCAAAGTGGCTCTTCACCATTTTCCCTCCTCTCAAGTATCTCCTTTACACCCCATC ATACCATTCTTTGCACCACACGCAATTCAGGACCAATTACTGTCTCTTCATGCCAATCTACGACTACGTATATGGCACCATGGACAAATCAAGCGATTCACTCTATGAAACTTCCCTCAAGAGGGAGGAGGAATCGCCAGATGTCCTCCATCTAACCCATCTAACCACACCCGAGTCCATCTATCATCTACCGCTAGGATTTGCTGCCTTAGCCTCTAGGCCCTACACAAGGACGTGGTACTTGTGGCTGATGTGGCCTGTGACATTGTGGTCTATGATGATAACTTGGATCCACGGCCGTACATTCGTTGTCGACAGGCACCGCTTTGACAAGCTCAGATTACAGACTTGGGCTATTCCCAAGTACAACTTGCAA TACTTTATGCAATGGCAAAATGAAGCTATCAATGGTTTGATTGAGGACGCCATCCTTGAAGCAGAGGAAAAGGGTGTCAAGGTTTTAAGCCTAGGTCTCTTCAATcag GGTGAGGAGTTGAATAGATATGGCGGTCTCTACGTTCAAAGGCATCCACATCTCAACATCAAGGTGGTGGATGGAAGTAGCTTGGCTGTGGCAGTAATTCTAAACAGCATTCCAAAAGGGACAACGCAAGTTGTTCTTAGAGGCAAactcacaaaggttgcttatgcCATTGCCTATGCTTTGAGCCAGAAGGGTGTCCAG aTAGCTACATTATACCAGACTGAGTATTTGAAGCTCACCAAATCACTAGACACTGAAAGTAATTTGGTTGTTGCAAAAAGCTATGCCCAAAAG ATATGGTTGGTGGGTGATGGACTGACCGAGAAAGAACAGATGAGCGCACCAAAAGGAACATTATTTGTTCCCTTCTCACAATTCCCACCCAAAAAATTGCGCAAGGACTGCTTCTATCACTACACTCCAGCAATGAAGACTCCCCCATCTCTTGAGAATGTTCACGCTTGCGAG AACTGGTTGCCAAGAAGGGTGATGAGTGCATGGCGAGTAGCAGGAATAGTGCATGCCTTGGAAGGTTGGAAGGAGCATGACTGTGGTTACACCATGTCCAACATCGACAAAGTTTGGCAAGCAAGTCTTGTGCATGGGTTTCAGCCTCTGACAATCAATACCATTCACACCAAAAATCAGTGA